A stretch of the Aegilops tauschii subsp. strangulata cultivar AL8/78 chromosome 4, Aet v6.0, whole genome shotgun sequence genome encodes the following:
- the LOC109749736 gene encoding probable ubiquitin-like-specific protease 2B, whose product MPRRSQSSAPIDLDEEDECKTKRSRASIRPAPKVPGSSNRIASSRRDKENQDKLDTRIFDLYMENLWKRTDEDQKNACAYLDPLWFNSYVNGDKEQKSRILRWTKKLKIFSRKCVFVPIVRWGHWNLLVLCHFDETDCSDAKKGPRMLLLDSLNTTDPKRLAPEIRGFIRGIYEIEEREESVHFIKKIRLEFPKVPQQNGEECGIYVLYFIHCFLQNGKLAQVLENKTLEEDFSQLFDDGTFDPEELENFRKDVHAFQVERSTETGQ is encoded by the exons ATGCCCCGCCGCAGCCAGAGCAGTGCCCCCATCGACCTCGATGAAGAGGATG AGTGCAAGACCAAGCGTTCTCGAGCGAGTATAAGGCCAGCACCGAAGGTGCCTGGGAGCTCAAATCGCATTGCAAGTAGCAGAAGGGACAAGGAAAATCAAGACAAACTGGATACCCGTATCTTCGATTTATACATGGA GAACCTTTGGAAGCGTACAGATGAAGATCAAAAGAATGCTTGCGCATATTTGGATCCGTTATGGTTTAACAGTTACGTCAATGGGGACAAAGAACAGAAATCAAGAATTCTTAGATGGACAAAGAAATTGAAAATATTTTCAAGAAAATGTGTGTTTGTCCCTATTGTTCGTTG GGGACATTGGAACCTCCTTGTCCTATGCCACTTTGATGAGACAGACTGCTCAGATGCAAAAAAAGGACCGCGAATGCTGCTGCTGGATTCACTTAACACAACAGATCCGAAGAGGTTGGCACCTGAAATCAGAGG ATTCATTCGTGGTATTTATGAAATCGAAGAGCGGGAAGAAAGCGTGCACTTCATAAAAAAAATCCGTCTTGAGTTTCCTAAG GTGCCACAGCAAAATGGGGAGGAATGTGGTATATATGTTCTTTACTTCATCCATTGTTTTCTTCAAAACGGAAAATTGGCACAAGTTCTTGAGAATAAAACACTGGAAGAAGATTTCAGCCAGCTG TTTGATGATGGCACGTTTGATCCAGAGGAACTAGAGAACTTCCGCAAGGATGTTCATGCATTCCAAGT GGAAAGGAGTACCGAAACTGGACAGTAG
- the LOC109749735 gene encoding protein transport protein SEC24 B, translating into MSRPPPPFTPQNPTPAPNPGGPASTLPASFSNLQISRAPPPSASAGPPPGDGPVPSSIRGPQAPPPGARPFPGSPPPPLQPGSLFARPAAPVQQSPPFGGPPAASLQQSPPFGGPPAAQPLQPQQRSPFNGPPSVLPPQVQRAPFGGPPGASQARPFGGPPAAVSQPGPFGGSSVATAQSAPYSGAPPPPFGGPPGAVPLPAYSGGPIPPFGAAPAPLQQGPYGGPPQFGGQRPGLQPPPFGAQTAPASQPPPFMGVPGANAPAFGPPGWQGQARPGAVRMPGGMPPNALGHGMPSTPTMPYSPHAGAQVSTPSNIDPNQIPRPIAETSVIIFETRQGGQAAVPPAASSEFIVKDTGNCSPRLMRCTLNQIPCTGDLLTTSAMPLALMVQPFALPHPSEEAIQLVDFGEMGPVRCSRCKAYINPFMRFVDQGKIFICNLCGFSNDTPREYLCNLGPDGRRRDADDRPELCRGTVEFIATKEFLVREPMPAVYFFLVDVSMNAVQTGVTAASCSAISQVLSDLPEGPRTMVGIATFDSTIHFYSLKNARQQPLMFIVPDIQDVYTPLQMDLILPVSECRDSLEQLLESIPSMFENNRVADSAFGAAMKAGFLAMKPTGGKLLVFQSVLPSVGTGSLSARETEARSNISTGDKEAHKLLQPVDKTLKTMALEFAEYQVCVDVFLATQSYTDIASISVVPSTTGGRVYYYFPFSAVSDPAKLFNDLRWNITKPQGFEAVMRVRCSQGLQVQDYSGNFCKRVPTDIDLPAIDSDKTIMVTFKHDDKFQENTECGFQCALLYTTVYGQRRIRVINISLPCTSTLNNLFRYADQEAQFTYVVKQAANGIPSSSLSQVRDQVISTCINILQSYRKHCASVSSSGQLILPEALKLLPLYTLALIKSIGLRNDGRVDDRSYWVSIVSSVSVLLAIPLVFPRMIALHDLTSRDDEDSLIPNPLTLNSENIQDDGIYLLENGEDGFIYVGNAVNPATLEQIFGFSSLAGAPNLLALEQFDNALSRKVNEVVNEIRRQRCSYLRLRLCRKGDPSGDFFRSLLVEDKTPGGLSYVEFLVHVHRQIQSKMT; encoded by the exons aTGTCGAGGCCGCCGCCCCCTTTCACGCCGCAAAACCCTACCCCGGCCCCCAACCCTGGGGGTCCGGCCTCCACTCTCCCGGCTTCCTTCTCCAACCTCCAGATCTCGCGCGCTCCACCGCCATCTGCTTCCGCCGGGCCGCCGCCAGGTGATGGCCCCGTGCCGTCGTCGATCCGAGGTCCGCAGGCACCCCCTCCTGGCGCCCGCCCGTTCCCTGGcagtccgccgccgccgttgcaGCCGGGCTCGCTCTTCGCCCGGCCTGCGGCGCCGGTCCAGCAGTCCCCTCCCTTTGGCGGTCCACCCGCGGCGTCGCTCCAGCAGTCCCCTCCCTTTGGCGGCCCACCCGCTGCGCAGCCGTTGCAGCCGCAGCAGAGATCTCCCTTCAACGGCCCGCCGTCCGTGCTGCCGCCGCAGGTGCAGCGAGCACCGTTCGGAGGTCCGCCTGGGGCATCCCAGGCTCGTCCGTTCGGTGGCCCGCCTGCTGCGGTGTCGCAGCCTGGCCCTTTCGGTGGCTCTTCTGTAGCAACAGCTCAATCAGCTCCGTATTCAGGAGCTCCGCCACCACCGTTTGGCGGGCCGCCTGGGGCAGTGCCTCTCCCGGCGTACTCCGGAGGGCCGATCCCCCCGTTTGGGGCTGCACCGGCGCCCTTGCAGCAGGGTCCTTATGGCGGGCCTCCCCAGTTTGGGGGGCAGAGACCAGGATTGCAGCCTCCGCCATTTGGGGCTCAGACTGCTCCTGCATCTCAGCCACCACCGTTCATGGGGGTTCCTGGGGCTAATGCACCAGCATTTGGGCCTCCAGGGTGGCAAGGGCAGGCACGGCCAGGAGCCGTGAGAATGCCTGGTGGCATGCCGCCTAATGCACTAGGCCACGGGATGCCGTCCACGCCCACCATGCCATACTCTCCCCATGCTGGAGCCCAGGTCTCTACGCCATCCAATATTGACCCTAATCAGATTCCGCGTCCTATCGCCGAGACATCAGTCATCATTTTTGAGACCCGGCAAGGTGGCCAAGCAGCTGTTCCACCG GCTGCATCAAGTGAATTTATTGTGAAGGACACCGGCAACTGCAGTCCCCGTTTGATGCGGTGCACCTTGAATCAG ATACCATGTACAGGTGATCTCCTGACAACATCAGCAATGCCATTGGCTTTAATGGTGCAACCTTTTGCTCTTCCTCATCCTTCCGAGGAGGCTATCCAGCTCGTGGATTTTGGAGAGATGGGCCCTGTCAGGTGTTCTCGCTGCAAAGCATACATAAATCCTTTCATGAGATTCGTTGATCAAGGGAAAATTTTCATCTGCAACTTATGTGGATTTAGCAATGATACTCCAAGGGAGTACTTGTGCAACTTAGGGCCTGATGGTAGGCGACGTGATGCTGATGATAGGCCTGAGTTATGCAGAGGAACAGTTGAGTTCATTGCCACCAAGGAATTTCTGGTCCGGGAACCAATGCCAGCTGTGTATTTCTTCCTTGTTGATGTCTCCATGAATGCCGTACAGACTGGTGTAACTGCTGCGTCTTGCAGTGCAATATCCCAGGTTCTTTCTGATCTTCCTGAAGGTCCCCGAACGATGGTTGGAATTGCGACATTTGATTCAACTATTCACTTCTATAGTCTGAAAAATGCTCGACAACAGCCTTTGATGTTTATTGTTCCCGACATCCAAGATGTGTATACTCCACTTCAGATGGACTTAATTCTCCCAGTTTCCGAGTGCCGTGATAGTTTGGAGCAACTTCTGGAGAGCATCCCCAGCATGTTTGAGAACAATAGGGTTGCTGATTCAGCATTTGGGGCAGCTATGAAGGCAGGTTTCTTAGCTATGAAGCCCACTGGTGGAAAGTTGCTTGTGTTTCAGTCAGTGCTACCATCAGTTGGGACTGGCTCATTATCTGCAAGGGAAACTGAAGCTAGATCTAATATTTCCACTGGAGATAAGGAAGCACATAAGCTCCTGCAGCCTGTTGATAAGACACTCAAGACAATGGCACTAGAATTTGCTGAGTATCAAGTTTGTGTGGATGTGTTCCTTGCCACACAGTCATACACAGATATTGCTTCGATATCAGTTGTTCCCAGTACCACCGGTGGCAGGGTTTACTACTACTTCCCATTTTCTGCTGTTTCTGATCCAGCCAAACTCTTCAATGATCTCAGATGGAATATCACTAAACCCCAGGGATTTGAGGCTGTCATGCGTGTCAGGTGCAGTCAGGGGCTTCAAGTTCAAGACTATTCTGGCAACTTCTGCAAGCGTGTTCCTACTGATATTGATTTGCCTGCTATTGACTCCGACAAAACCATAATGGTTACCTTCAAGCATGATGATAAGTTTCAGGAGAACACAGAATGTGGTTTTCAGTGCGCACTTCTTTACACCACGGTATATGGGCAAAGAAGGATAAGGGTCATAAATATTTCACTTCCATGCACAAGCACGCTCAACAATCTTTTCCGATATGCTGATCAGGAAGCACAGTTTACTTATGTTGTTAAGCAAGCTGCAAATGGCATTCCATCAAGTTCTCTGTCCCAAGTTAGGGACCAGGTAATAAGTACCTGCATCAATATTCTCCAGTCCTACCGAAAACATTGTGCATCTGTAAGTTCTTCTGGACAGTTAATTCTTCCGGAGGCTTTAAAACTTCTGCCTTTGTATACTCTGGCCTTGATTAAAAGCATAGGACTGAGGAATGATGGGAGAGTAGACGACCGGTCCTATTGGGTCTCTATTGTCTCCTCAGTTTCTGTGTTATTAGCCATTCCATTGGTGTTCCCTAGGATGATTGCTCTCCATGATCTCACATCAAGGGATGATGAGGATTCCCTTATTCCAAATCCCCTTACTCTCAATAGTGAGAATATACAGGATGATGGGATTTATTTGTTGGAAAATGGCGAGGATGGTTTTATTTATGTCGGAAATGCGGTGAACCCTGCCACCCTGGAGCAAATATTTGGTTTCTCATCTTTGGCTGGTGCACCAAATCTGTTGGCATTGGAGCAATTTGATAATGCATTGTCCAGGAAAGTGAATGAAGTTGTGAACGAAATAAGGCGACAGAGATGCTCTTACTTGAGACTGAGACTCTGCCGAAAGGGCGACCCATCTGGGGATTTCTTCCGTTCGCTGCTGGTCGAGGACAAAACACCTGGTGGCCTTTCCTATGTGGAGTTCCTCGTGCATGTTCACAGGCAAATCCAGAGCAAGATGACCTGA